The following coding sequences lie in one Phycicoccus duodecadis genomic window:
- a CDS encoding GNAT family N-acetyltransferase has translation MTATNPHGQPVGDPVDWHGAEAPGPVVLTGRFVTLRPLVADDAGAVAKTLGAHPELWTYLPWEPATTPAAALATIEAAARPPLGTSFAVDSPAGAFLGRVDLMRADPARGTIEVGAVLWSPALQRTRAATETQLLLAEHVFDTLGYRRYEWKCDSLNAPSRAAALRLGFTEEGTWRNALVTKGRNRDTTWFSVTDTEWPAVGAALRAWLADDNMDDDGRQRRSLADIRAALA, from the coding sequence GTGACCGCGACGAACCCCCACGGCCAGCCGGTCGGCGACCCCGTCGACTGGCACGGGGCCGAGGCCCCGGGCCCCGTCGTCCTCACCGGCCGGTTCGTGACCCTCCGGCCGCTGGTGGCTGACGACGCCGGCGCGGTCGCCAAGACCCTCGGCGCGCACCCCGAGCTCTGGACCTACCTGCCCTGGGAGCCCGCGACCACCCCGGCCGCCGCCCTGGCCACCATCGAGGCCGCGGCTCGGCCCCCGCTGGGCACGTCGTTCGCCGTCGACTCCCCCGCCGGCGCCTTCCTGGGCCGGGTCGACCTGATGCGGGCCGACCCCGCCCGCGGCACCATCGAGGTCGGCGCCGTCCTCTGGTCCCCCGCGCTGCAGCGCACCCGGGCCGCCACCGAGACCCAGCTGCTGCTGGCCGAACACGTGTTCGACACCCTGGGCTACCGCCGGTACGAGTGGAAGTGCGACAGCCTCAACGCCCCGTCCCGGGCCGCCGCGCTCCGCCTGGGCTTCACCGAGGAGGGCACCTGGCGCAACGCGCTCGTCACGAAGGGCCGCAACCGCGACACCACCTGGTTCTCGGTGACCGACACCGAGTGGCCGGCGGTCGGGGCCGCGCTGCGGGCGTGGCTGGCCGACGACAACATGGACGACGACGGGCGCCAGCGGCGTTCCCTCGCCGACATCCGCGCGGCCCTCGCGTGA